The following coding sequences lie in one Flexivirga oryzae genomic window:
- a CDS encoding aconitate hydratase, producing MTIDSNQTRDTLVVDGTSYLIHRLDRVDGAERLPYSLKVLLENLLRHQEAGQVAAEQVEAVAGWDPTAAHGREISYYPARVLMQDFTGVPCVVDLVAMRDAITELGGDASRINPLIPTELVIDHSVIADVFGRPDAFRVNAELEFERNAERYQLLRWGQQAFTDFSVVPPDTGICHQVNLEYLSRVVFTREGPDGLEAYPDTLVGTDSHTPMVNGLGVLGWGVGGIEAEAAMLGQPMSMLVPQVIGLKLTGELPAGTTATDLVLTVAELLRRTGVVGKFVEFFGPGVANVPLANRATIGNMSPEYGATCAIFPVDQVTLDYLRLTGRAEQQIQLVEAYAREQGMWHDPDREPDYSQVLELDLGSVEPSIAGPKRPHDRIPLRIAPHAVAALLSGRSQAEAIEAGLDEASGESFPASDPVAVDHDRDQDAPHSPCACGGEHEWPSSPADIELDGAPYSIDNGDVVIAAITSCTNTSNPSVMIGAALLARNAVQRGLARKPWVKTSLAPGSRVVTDYIERAGLTTYLDKLGFNLVGFGCTTCIGNSGPLIPEVSAAVQEHDLTVCSVLSGNRNFEGRIHPECRMNFLASPPLVVAYALVGTLHVNVLTDPIGVDESGADVYLRDIWPTEQEINEVIESCLQAEMFAEGYADVFSGDDRWRGLDVSEGETFTWDDASTYVQQPPYFDGVGPEPVPVTDLQGARVLLKLGDSVTTDHISPAGSIKRDSPAGTYLTAHDVGPRDFNSYGSRRGNHQVMIRGTFANIRLRNQLAPGTEGGFTRDFTTGEGENATVTTVFEASEHYQAAQTPLLVLAGKEYGSGSSRDWAAKGTTLLGVEAVIAESYERIHRSNLIGMGVLPLQFPDGESADSLGLTGEETFDITGIAALTDGIPETVQVHAVHPGTGAETSFDAVVRIDTPGEADYYRHGGIMPYVLRQLLDEEG from the coding sequence ATGACCATCGACAGCAACCAGACCCGAGACACACTGGTCGTGGACGGCACCAGCTACCTGATCCACCGTCTGGACCGTGTCGACGGGGCAGAGCGATTGCCCTACAGCCTGAAGGTGCTGCTGGAGAACCTGCTGCGTCACCAGGAGGCCGGACAGGTCGCTGCCGAGCAGGTGGAGGCCGTCGCCGGCTGGGATCCCACCGCTGCACACGGTCGCGAGATCTCCTATTACCCGGCCCGGGTGCTCATGCAGGACTTCACCGGGGTGCCGTGCGTCGTCGACCTGGTGGCGATGCGTGACGCCATCACCGAGCTCGGAGGTGATGCGTCCCGGATCAACCCGCTGATCCCCACCGAGCTGGTGATCGACCACTCCGTCATCGCCGACGTGTTCGGGCGGCCGGATGCGTTCCGGGTCAACGCCGAGCTGGAGTTCGAGCGCAACGCAGAGCGCTATCAGCTGTTGCGTTGGGGCCAGCAGGCGTTCACCGACTTCAGCGTGGTCCCGCCGGACACCGGCATCTGCCACCAGGTCAACCTGGAGTACTTGTCGCGGGTGGTCTTCACCCGGGAAGGCCCGGACGGTCTGGAGGCGTACCCGGACACCCTCGTCGGCACGGACTCGCACACGCCGATGGTCAACGGTCTGGGCGTGCTGGGCTGGGGTGTCGGCGGCATCGAGGCGGAGGCGGCGATGCTCGGCCAGCCCATGAGCATGCTGGTGCCGCAGGTGATCGGGCTCAAACTCACCGGTGAACTCCCGGCCGGCACCACCGCCACCGACCTGGTACTGACCGTCGCCGAGTTGCTACGCCGGACCGGTGTGGTCGGCAAGTTCGTGGAGTTCTTCGGGCCGGGCGTGGCCAACGTGCCGCTGGCCAACCGCGCCACGATCGGCAACATGAGCCCGGAGTATGGCGCCACCTGTGCGATCTTCCCCGTCGACCAGGTCACGCTGGACTACCTGCGGTTGACCGGGCGCGCGGAGCAACAGATCCAGCTGGTCGAGGCGTATGCCCGCGAGCAGGGCATGTGGCACGACCCCGACCGCGAACCGGACTACTCGCAGGTGTTGGAGCTGGACCTCGGGTCGGTCGAGCCGTCGATCGCCGGACCGAAACGACCGCATGACCGGATCCCGCTGCGCATCGCCCCGCACGCCGTGGCCGCCCTGCTGTCCGGGCGCAGTCAGGCCGAGGCGATCGAGGCGGGCCTCGACGAGGCTTCGGGTGAGTCTTTCCCGGCCAGTGATCCGGTCGCGGTCGACCACGACCGGGATCAGGACGCCCCGCATTCGCCGTGCGCCTGCGGCGGCGAGCACGAGTGGCCGAGCTCACCGGCGGACATCGAGCTCGACGGCGCGCCATACAGCATCGACAACGGCGACGTCGTGATCGCCGCGATCACGTCCTGCACCAACACGTCCAACCCGTCGGTGATGATCGGGGCCGCGTTGTTGGCCAGGAACGCCGTGCAGCGCGGGCTGGCCCGCAAGCCGTGGGTGAAGACCTCCCTGGCGCCCGGCTCCAGGGTGGTCACCGACTACATCGAGCGTGCCGGATTGACCACGTACCTGGACAAACTCGGCTTCAACCTGGTCGGCTTCGGCTGCACCACCTGCATCGGCAACTCCGGACCGCTGATCCCCGAGGTGTCCGCGGCCGTGCAGGAGCACGACCTGACGGTGTGCTCGGTGCTGTCTGGCAACCGCAACTTCGAGGGCCGCATCCATCCCGAGTGCCGGATGAACTTCCTCGCCTCGCCGCCCCTCGTCGTCGCCTACGCGCTGGTCGGCACGCTGCACGTGAACGTGCTCACCGACCCCATCGGCGTCGACGAGTCGGGCGCCGACGTCTACCTGCGGGACATCTGGCCGACCGAGCAGGAGATCAACGAGGTGATCGAATCCTGTCTGCAAGCGGAGATGTTCGCCGAGGGATACGCCGATGTGTTCTCCGGGGACGACCGGTGGCGTGGTCTCGACGTGTCCGAGGGAGAGACGTTCACCTGGGATGACGCCTCGACATACGTGCAGCAACCACCCTATTTCGACGGCGTCGGGCCTGAACCGGTGCCGGTCACGGACCTGCAGGGTGCACGGGTGCTGCTGAAACTCGGTGACAGCGTCACGACCGACCACATCTCGCCGGCCGGATCGATCAAGCGTGACTCGCCGGCCGGCACGTACCTCACTGCACACGACGTCGGGCCGCGCGATTTCAACTCCTACGGGTCGCGCCGGGGCAACCACCAGGTGATGATCCGCGGGACGTTCGCGAACATCCGGCTGCGCAACCAACTGGCGCCCGGCACGGAGGGTGGCTTCACCCGTGACTTCACCACCGGAGAAGGCGAGAACGCCACGGTCACAACGGTGTTCGAGGCGAGTGAGCATTACCAAGCTGCCCAGACCCCGCTGCTTGTGCTGGCCGGCAAGGAGTACGGCTCAGGCTCGTCACGCGACTGGGCGGCGAAGGGCACCACGCTGCTCGGTGTCGAAGCGGTGATCGCCGAGTCGTACGAACGCATCCACCGGTCCAACCTGATCGGGATGGGTGTGCTGCCGCTGCAGTTCCCCGATGGTGAGAGCGCGGACTCGTTGGGGCTGACCGGGGAGGAGACCTTCGACATCACCGGCATCGCTGCCTTGACCGACGGGATTCCCGAGACGGTGCAGGTGCATGCCGTTCACCCGGGGACCGGCGCGGAGACCAGCTTCGACGCCGTGGTCCGCATCGACACCCCCGGAGAGGCCGACTACTACCGGCACGGCGGCATCATGCCGTACGTGCTGCGGCAGTTGCTCGACGAGGAGGGCTGA